The DNA sequence GACGGGTGATGTCGTCATGGTCACTCCTCCATGATCGGGTTGCGGAGGACACCGATGCCCGAGATGTCCACCTCCACCTCGTCGCCTTTGGCCATCCACACCGGCGGGTTCCGCCGCGAGCCGACGCCGCCCGGCGTACCGGTGACGATGACGTCGCCAGGATCGAGCGGCCCCCGAGAGATTGCGCGGGCCGGGCGGGCACCCAGGCCGAAGGCCTGAGTCGGCCGAAGGCGTGGGTGCGCGCTCGAACGGAGGAATTCCAGGACAGCTTCCGCGCACCAGCCGATCCGGCGCGTTCCGCTCACAGCGTAGCATCCTTGAAGCGCCGGAGCGCCTCGACGTGCTGGTCGGGCTTCGTCAAGCCAAGGCGCATGGTGTCCACGCAGAGATGGGTGAGGCCCCGCATCGCGCGCCAGGCGGAGACTTCGGCGGCCCACCGCTCAGGCGCGAGCTGGGAGAGCACCAGTCGGCCCTCGATCCCGAACGCGGAGGGATCGCGGCCTGCCGCCGCGACTAACGCGTGAGCCTTGTCGATCAGTCCCTGGGCTTCGGCGCCGGGCCGCACCGCCCCTGACCAGATCCAACCCTCCGCCACTCTCGCCGCGCGGCGCAGTGCCGCGTCGCTCAGGCCTCCCATCCAGATCGGAATCGGTCGCTGGACCGGCAGCGGATTGAGTCCGGCGTCCGAGATCCGGTGCCAGCGCTTCTCGAGCGTGACAAGCTCTTTCGTCCAGAGGGTTCGTAAGACCTCGATCTGCTCGTCGATCCTTTTGCCTCTGGTGTGAAAGTCCTCGCCGAGCGCCTCGTACTCGACCGCGTTCCAGCCGACGGCGACCCCCAGACGAAGTCGCCCGCCCGAGAGGACATCGACGACGGCTGCTTGCTTTGCGACGAGTGCGGTCTGGCGCTGCGGCAGGATGATGATGCCGGTCGCCAGCGCCACCCGATGGGTGACGGCGGCGAGGAACCCGAAGAGCACGAACGGTTCATGGAACGCAGCGCGGTAGTCGTACGTCCCCTTCCACCCGCCGGGGCGGTCGGGGTTGGCGCCGAGCACGTGATCGTAGGCCAGGATGTGTGTGTAGCCCATCGCCTCGACCGCCTGCGCATAGTCGCGGATGGCGGTGGGGTCGTTGCCGATGTCGGTCTGCGGAAAGACCACACCGATTTTCATGGTGCCTTCCCGTGCATACGCCTGCCCGCTGGGTCGAAGAGATAGATGCGCGCGGGATCCCGCAGAGGGCTTGCCGATATCACCGACTCCCTGGGCTGGTCGTCTTGGATAGCACCCGCTCGACGAGCGCACGAAACTCGTCCTCGTCGAGGAGCCCCTTCCGCTCGAGGGAGCGCGACTTCACCTCGGTGAGAATGGCGAGCATCTCCTCGTTTGTCGCCGAGAGGCCGTAGCGGTCCAACGCATAGGCGATGGAGTCGAGCCCTGAACCCTTACCGAAAACGATTCGCGGCTCATCCTGCCCGACAAGTTCCGGCCGATACGGGAAGGCCTCGGTGATTTCCTTCCCGACGTTGCGGACCCAACCAGCGATGATCCCGCTCTCGACATGGAAGAGCCGCTCGCCGACAACTGGACGGTTTGAGGGCTGCTGCACGCCGGCAAGCTTCATCACGAGCCGCGAGATGGCCGTGAAGCGCTCGGTGTGGATACCCGTGTCGACACCGTACATCGTGAGGAGCGTGAGCAGCGTCTCCTCCATCGGGGTGTTGCCGGCGCGCTCCCCGATCCCGGTAACCGTGGTCTGGATCACCTCCACACCGCTTGCGACGGCGCTCACCGTATTGGCCACGCCGAGCCCAAAG is a window from the Candidatus Rokuibacteriota bacterium genome containing:
- a CDS encoding fumarylacetoacetate hydrolase family protein → MRGHHAPWLDEARPARRGAPALQGCYAVSGTRRIGWCAEAVLEFLRSSAHPRLRPTQAFGLGARPARAISRGPLDPGDVIVTGTPGGVGSRRNPPVWMAKGDEVEVDISGIGVLRNPIMEE
- a CDS encoding LLM class F420-dependent oxidoreductase, whose product is MKIGVVFPQTDIGNDPTAIRDYAQAVEAMGYTHILAYDHVLGANPDRPGGWKGTYDYRAAFHEPFVLFGFLAAVTHRVALATGIIILPQRQTALVAKQAAVVDVLSGGRLRLGVAVGWNAVEYEALGEDFHTRGKRIDEQIEVLRTLWTKELVTLEKRWHRISDAGLNPLPVQRPIPIWMGGLSDAALRRAARVAEGWIWSGAVRPGAEAQGLIDKAHALVAAAGRDPSAFGIEGRLVLSQLAPERWAAEVSAWRAMRGLTHLCVDTMRLGLTKPDQHVEALRRFKDATL